From Vicinamibacteria bacterium, one genomic window encodes:
- a CDS encoding amidohydrolase family protein, with protein sequence MKGSLALSTFVLAVAGHGFGEDPSGPNRFAIQGARLHLGTGEVVTGGIIVVDDGLITAVGVDVPVPEDAWVIEASEKHVYPGFINAFCDLGLKKTEPGGGDGGREQEPDLASGPEDRPATTPWRAAADELTLEDERIESWRNAGFTSSVTAPRGGIFPGQAAFLNLGGGRDRDMVVSSPAALVVDLTPPGGGRSFPGSLMGVLAYVEQSFLDATHYRESAKAYESSPRGKKRPSYDRALAPLSRAQTERWPVLFPANERHEIERAIALAQDSSVRPVLYGVHEGYAAAEVLRGADVPVLVSLKWPKKDEKADPDADEPLRVLRLRDRAPATPAALEHAGVRFAFYTEDIARPEEAMAGIRRAIEAGLSAEAAVAALTLEAATIFDLADRTGSLEAGKIANLFIADGDAFEEGTKVESVFVDGKKYDVPPKVDEDKKEEKTP encoded by the coding sequence ATGAAGGGGTCTCTTGCATTATCGACGTTCGTCTTGGCTGTGGCCGGACACGGGTTTGGTGAGGACCCGAGTGGCCCCAATCGCTTCGCCATTCAAGGTGCGCGGCTGCACCTGGGTACGGGCGAGGTCGTCACCGGCGGCATCATCGTCGTCGACGACGGACTCATCACCGCGGTGGGGGTGGACGTGCCCGTCCCCGAGGACGCCTGGGTGATCGAAGCCTCCGAGAAGCACGTCTACCCCGGATTCATCAACGCGTTTTGCGACTTGGGGTTGAAGAAAACGGAACCGGGCGGGGGGGACGGAGGACGCGAGCAAGAACCGGATCTCGCGAGTGGGCCAGAGGATCGTCCCGCTACCACACCGTGGCGGGCGGCAGCCGACGAGTTGACTCTGGAGGATGAGCGCATCGAGTCGTGGCGCAACGCCGGGTTCACCTCGAGCGTCACCGCGCCCCGAGGCGGCATCTTTCCCGGTCAGGCCGCTTTCCTCAACCTCGGTGGTGGCCGCGACCGTGACATGGTCGTATCGTCTCCGGCGGCATTGGTCGTCGATCTGACTCCGCCGGGCGGCGGCCGCAGCTTTCCCGGCTCGCTCATGGGAGTTCTTGCTTACGTCGAGCAGAGTTTTCTCGACGCCACTCATTACCGCGAAAGCGCGAAGGCTTACGAGTCGTCGCCCCGAGGCAAGAAGCGGCCGAGCTACGATCGAGCGCTTGCGCCGTTGTCACGGGCGCAAACCGAACGTTGGCCTGTTTTGTTCCCCGCCAACGAGCGGCACGAGATCGAGCGAGCGATCGCTCTCGCACAAGACTCGTCGGTGCGCCCCGTTCTCTACGGAGTGCACGAGGGCTATGCCGCGGCCGAAGTCTTGCGAGGCGCCGACGTTCCCGTACTGGTGAGCTTGAAGTGGCCGAAGAAGGACGAGAAGGCAGACCCCGATGCCGACGAGCCCCTCAGGGTCTTGCGGCTGCGTGACCGGGCGCCGGCAACGCCCGCGGCACTCGAACATGCCGGCGTCCGCTTCGCCTTCTATACCGAGGACATCGCCCGGCCGGAAGAAGCGATGGCCGGCATCCGCCGGGCGATCGAAGCGGGACTTTCCGCCGAAGCGGCTGTCGCCGCACTCACGCTCGAGGCCGCGACCATCTTCGACCTTGCCGATCGCACCGGGAGTCTCGAGGCGGGGAAGATTGCCAACCTCTTCATCGCCGACGGGGACGCCTTCGAGGAGGGGACGAAGGTGGAGAGCGTCTTCGTGGACGGCAAGAAGTACGACGTGCCGCCCAAAGTCGACGAAGACAAGAAAGAGGAGAAGACGCCATGA
- a CDS encoding amidohydrolase family protein: MKKIVLGLAALALSGAVSAQTILVRGGTVLTVTDGTIESGSVLIRDGKIVEVGAGIDAPAGAEVIDATGRFVLPGIIDAHSHIAAESINEGSIAVSSMTGTESVLDPTDIDIYRELAGGVTTSNVLHGSANPIGGKNVVIKHRWGKDAEGLKFQGAMPGIKFALGENPKRSRGTRPGVPRRYPATRMGVQDVIREAFTEARAYQKTWQEYERKKSQGETGLVPPRRDLELEPLVEVLEGKRLVHAHCYRADEILQLLRLAEEFGFRIATLQHVLEGYKVAKEIAEHGAGASTFSDWWAYKVEAYDAIPYNAALMTEKGVLVSINSDSAEEARHLNQEAAKAMKWGGLSEEQALALVTINPAKQLRIDDRVGSIEVGKDADLAIFDAHPLSVYAVNQMTLIDGEVYFDRENDIEQRKRIEEEKQTLVGKQKGEKR, translated from the coding sequence ATGAAGAAAATCGTCCTCGGGCTCGCCGCCCTTGCGCTCAGCGGGGCGGTCTCGGCCCAAACGATTCTGGTTCGCGGCGGAACGGTCCTCACCGTCACCGACGGCACGATCGAGAGCGGGTCCGTCCTCATTCGGGACGGCAAGATCGTGGAGGTAGGGGCCGGGATCGACGCTCCTGCGGGCGCGGAGGTAATCGACGCCACCGGGAGGTTCGTCCTGCCCGGCATCATCGACGCCCACTCTCACATCGCTGCCGAGTCGATCAACGAGGGAAGCATCGCCGTGTCTTCCATGACGGGTACCGAGTCGGTTCTCGATCCCACCGATATCGACATCTACCGCGAGCTCGCGGGTGGCGTGACAACCTCGAACGTTCTTCACGGAAGCGCGAATCCCATCGGGGGCAAGAACGTGGTCATCAAACATCGGTGGGGGAAGGACGCCGAGGGGTTGAAGTTCCAAGGGGCGATGCCGGGCATCAAGTTCGCTCTCGGTGAGAATCCGAAGCGTTCGCGCGGAACCCGACCGGGCGTTCCGAGGCGATACCCGGCGACGCGCATGGGAGTTCAGGATGTGATTCGCGAGGCATTCACCGAGGCCCGCGCTTACCAGAAGACGTGGCAAGAGTACGAAAGAAAAAAGAGCCAGGGGGAGACCGGCCTGGTGCCACCGCGACGAGACCTCGAGCTCGAGCCCCTCGTCGAGGTTCTCGAAGGCAAACGCCTGGTTCATGCCCACTGTTATCGCGCCGACGAGATCCTGCAACTGTTGCGGCTTGCCGAGGAGTTCGGGTTCCGCATCGCCACGCTCCAGCACGTGCTCGAAGGCTACAAAGTGGCGAAGGAGATTGCCGAGCATGGTGCCGGCGCGTCGACCTTCTCCGATTGGTGGGCCTACAAAGTGGAAGCCTATGACGCGATACCGTACAACGCGGCCCTCATGACCGAGAAAGGCGTTCTCGTCTCGATCAACTCCGACAGCGCCGAGGAGGCGCGCCATCTGAATCAGGAGGCGGCAAAGGCGATGAAATGGGGCGGGCTGTCCGAGGAGCAGGCACTCGCGCTCGTCACCATCAACCCCGCGAAGCAGCTGCGTATCGACGATCGCGTGGGCTCGATCGAAGTTGGCAAAGACGCCGATCTCGCGATCTTCGACGCCCATCCCTTGAGCGTCTATGCCGTGAATCAGATGACGCTCATCGATGGCGAGGTCTACTTCGATCGGGAAAACGATATCGAACAGAGAAAGCGCATCGAGGAAGAGAAACAGACGCTCGTCGGCAAGCAAAAAGGAGAGAAGCGATGA
- the metG gene encoding methionine--tRNA ligase: MTKFYLTTAIDYVNSRPHLGTAYEKVTADVIARFKRLAGYDTHFVMGNDEHSLNVYKKAQELGLEPAAYCDRMEHEFRTVWSKLDVSYDDFIRTTEPRHRVSVQTLIQRIHDAGDTFEGTYRGWYCDSCEGFKQEKDLEDGNCPLHRTKPAWLEEKNHFFRLSRYRERLLGHYREHPSFLEPSIRRNEILNVIEGGLEDISISRESQKWGIPVPFDPRSVVYVWADAVINYISAVGLGQDEALLEKWWPCDLHIIGKDITRFHCILWPAMLLSAGLPLPRQVFGHGFVFFKGERMSKTLGTVVDPLDVVEKFGPDPLRLYLVREIAYGQDGDFSWERFEARYNADLANNLGNLVSRIATMAVNYRDGRLIIPASHTEPLRSRVEECIETYRQSMEALALQAGAAAAYQIVDSVNEFLTEAQPWVLAKDQAAGPALDRVLFDAAEATRIASVLLLPVMPRSAAEILRRFGSAKHEKSARLAEDALWGATGELRIAKGDPIWPRL; the protein is encoded by the coding sequence ATGACGAAATTCTACCTGACCACCGCCATCGACTACGTCAACAGTCGTCCGCATCTGGGAACGGCGTACGAGAAAGTGACCGCGGACGTGATTGCGCGGTTCAAACGCCTGGCCGGCTACGACACGCATTTCGTCATGGGAAACGACGAGCATTCCCTGAACGTCTACAAGAAGGCTCAGGAGCTCGGACTCGAGCCCGCCGCTTACTGCGACCGGATGGAGCACGAGTTCCGAACCGTCTGGAGCAAGCTCGACGTATCGTACGACGACTTCATCCGAACGACCGAACCCCGTCATCGAGTCTCGGTGCAAACGCTGATTCAGCGGATACACGATGCCGGTGATACCTTCGAAGGCACCTATCGAGGTTGGTATTGCGACTCGTGCGAGGGATTCAAGCAGGAGAAGGATCTCGAGGACGGCAATTGCCCCCTGCATCGCACGAAGCCCGCCTGGCTCGAGGAAAAGAACCATTTCTTTCGGCTGTCGAGGTACCGCGAGCGGCTCCTCGGGCACTACCGCGAGCACCCCAGCTTCCTCGAGCCCAGCATCCGACGAAACGAGATCCTGAACGTCATCGAGGGTGGACTGGAGGACATTTCCATCAGCCGCGAGAGTCAGAAGTGGGGGATCCCGGTACCGTTCGACCCACGCAGCGTCGTTTACGTGTGGGCTGATGCCGTGATCAACTACATCTCCGCGGTCGGCCTGGGCCAGGACGAGGCCCTCCTCGAGAAGTGGTGGCCCTGCGATCTCCACATCATTGGCAAGGACATCACCCGGTTCCACTGCATTCTTTGGCCCGCGATGCTCCTGAGCGCGGGCTTGCCCCTTCCGCGGCAGGTCTTCGGCCATGGGTTCGTCTTCTTCAAGGGCGAGCGTATGAGCAAGACCCTGGGTACGGTCGTCGACCCTCTCGACGTCGTCGAGAAGTTCGGCCCCGATCCCCTTCGGCTCTATCTCGTGCGCGAGATCGCGTACGGTCAGGACGGCGATTTCTCCTGGGAGCGTTTCGAGGCGCGCTACAACGCGGATCTCGCGAACAATCTGGGAAACCTCGTCAGCCGAATCGCCACGATGGCGGTCAACTATCGGGATGGCAGGCTCATCATCCCCGCATCGCATACCGAGCCCCTTCGAAGTCGGGTCGAAGAGTGCATCGAGACCTACCGGCAATCGATGGAGGCGCTCGCTCTGCAGGCCGGCGCGGCAGCCGCGTACCAGATCGTCGATTCGGTCAACGAGTTCCTCACCGAGGCCCAGCCGTGGGTCCTCGCCAAAGACCAGGCAGCCGGGCCGGCGCTCGACCGAGTGCTCTTCGACGCGGCCGAGGCCACTCGCATCGCCTCGGTCCTCCTGTTGCCCGTCATGCCCCGATCGGCAGCCGAGATCCTTCGCCGATTCGGAAGCGCCAAGCACGAAAAAAGCGCGAGACTCGCCGAAGATGCGCTTTGGGGAGCTACGGGAGAGCTTCGGATCGCCAAGGGCGATCCGATCTGGCCACGTCTCTAA